One Candidatus Nitrososphaera evergladensis SR1 genomic window, GTGATCCGTCTTCCAGGATATCTTGCAATCTCGCTTGTCAAGAGGACATGAATACAGCTCGTTGCAGTACACGCACCTGTGCGCGTGGTCGCCTCCGCGCGTCATGTCGTTGGAATGGCCTCTATTTGCTCTTCAATGTCGGAAAGTGCCTTTCGTATATAGTCGGCAGTGATAAGCGACGGTATCTTCAGCTGCATCGATGGAGGAAGCATGGCATTTGCCCTGATCAGGATCGAGACCTGCCTGTCGATGTCGTTGTCGTTGCGACATTCGGAAACAAGGCGCCTTACAGAATCCACGACCTCTTGCATGAGGTATGTGGTAGCCGCAAGCGCTCTTTATCATTATGACCGGTTTGCGTTGATAAAATGAGGGATAATGCCAAGGGAGGCGTCAGGGTGAAAGAGGCAGACAACTAAAGGGTGCAATATAGAGAAAAGTTTCTGGTATTGTCTATGTCGTTGACGTGTTTATTGATATATCTTGCCCGTGTCTGACGATCGGACTTGTGCTGTTACTACTATCACTACAACAACAAACGATAAATCACAAGAAAGTGTGGGGAAAGGGCCGCCTGCAGGTTGCTATTATTATAGAGTTGGAATCGGTATGCAAAAAATCCGCATGAAACAGTCTTTGTTATTGCGATTAACAATTTTTGCTCTTTTTGCTGCAACTCTGGTAATACTACCCCCCATCGCGACAGGCGCTGGCAAAGCAGTCATTTCTGCAAGTGCGGCAGAAGAACAAGTCGCTCACCCATCATCATCATCACCATCCTGCGTGGCTTTGCCGATAGCAAAGGCAGAGGCATCAGGAAACGAGATTGGAAACGTGCCAAGCAATGTTGCTGACGGCCAGCCTGTTACGAAATGGTCATTTTTTGGGAAAGGCGCGTGGGTATCGGTTGACCTTGGAACGCTTGCAGACATCTGCCATGTCGACGTGGAATGGTACAGGGGTAACACTAGGCAGAGCACGTTTACCATATCGTATTCTTCTGATGCTGCAACGTATACCCAGCTTTATTCGGGCAAGAGCTCTGGAAACACGTCTGGCTTTGAGAGGTACGACTTTGCAAACGTCGACGCCAGATATGTCAGGATCACGGTAAACGGGAACACCCAAGACGATTGGTCGGCCATTGCAGAGATCAAGGTGTACGGCGACGTTTCTGCAGTGCCAGACAATACCAAGCCTTTCATAATGGTGGACCAGCCTGCAAACAACAGCAAAGTAATAGCGTCGTCATCAGCAGCATCTTCTGATGCCGCCACGGTCAGCATCAGGGGCAAGGCGGAAGATTTTGGAAGTGGAGTGAAAATAGTCGAAGTCAGGACAGACGGCACGGCATACGTGCCTGCAACGCCTGCTGCCTCAGGCGACTGGTCAGCATGGACCCATTCGCTCAAGCTTTCCTCAGGGGCGCACAACATAGTGGTGCGCGCGACTGACAACGCTGGAAACCAGCAGTGGCACGTCTCGGTCGTAAGGGTTTTCCAAGAGCCCAGTTCTACGGTACTGGCCGCAAGTCCTCTGAAACCAAAGGACAGGTTTGGCATCACACAGCTGTACCCGTCTGCTGCCGGCGGGCTTGAATGGTCTTCAAAGTGGGACAATGGAAATGCCCGGCAGTTTGGCAATGTCGTTGACCCGGACGACAGCTGGTTTGAGACGACACACGGCATAGGGAACTACACCGTCGACGGCAACGGCACCCTGACGGCGGCCGGCAACTTTACACGGATGTACGTGCACGACCCTGCCAATGTCAGGGAATGGTCAGAGAACCTGGAGATAACAATATACATCAACAGGATAAACGAAACGCAGCTTATCGACTATTCCGGCCTGCAGATATTTGCCCGTACAAACCACGGCACGAACGGCAACGAAAACAGGAATTTCTGCGACGACAGGGGGTACGGCGTCCTGGTACTTACTGACGGCAGGTGGAAGCTTGAAAAAGAGACAGCCCACCACCTGTCAAACGGCTATGTGGACCTGCCGGGCCAAAAGCCCTGGAGCGAGCTTCCAAAGAACACCTGGGTGGGCATCAAGTTTGTGCTCCGCAACATGGACAACGACACCAAGGTAAAGCTGGAACTGTACCGCGACATGACTGGAGGATTGAACGGCGGCAGGTGGGAAAAGATGTACGAGTTTATAGACAACGGCACGAACTTTGGGGCAGGATACGGAGCTTGCAAGCCCGGCGTAAACCCTGCACTGCCACTCGTGCACTCGTTCATAGATCCAACCAGCGAGACAAGAAAGCCGATGCTTTCTGTCTATGCAAGAAACGAGTACGGGACGATGGAGTACGCCAACTTTACCATAAGGGAAATCAACCCGCTTCCCTGACTGCTTGCGCTTTTTTTCTGTCATAGTGTGCACGCACTCTTTTGCTGCCTACGGCTGCTGTGTGTGTACATGCACACGATGATGAAGATTTTTTCGGATCATGGTTTTGTAGAGAATAAGAAAAAAGGATCGGCTAGCCAGTGCGGGCGTAGAGAAAAAAATCTCAGCCCGCGGAGACAGAGTACCTGTTGTCCCGCATGGTGTTGCCGGTGCTGTCAGCGTCGATTCTGAATCTTTCAAGCACATTGTCTGCCACGACGTTGTTTGCGACGGTGTTGCGCGACGACCCTTCAAGGATTCCGACGCCGTACTTGTTGCCGACTATGATGTTGTTTTCAACAGAGTTGTTGTAGCTTTCTTTCTGGATGAACACTCCGTACTTTTCATTGAAGCGCACGACGTTGTCCTTTACTATGCTAGAGTTGGTGAGCCAGTGGAGCCCTATGCCCTCGACGTTGTACTCGACTATGTTGTTAGTGATTGTGACGTTGTTGCACCACAGCGAGCAGATGATCCCTTGGTTGCCGTTGTCGTGCACATTGTTAGAGTCGACTACAAAGTTGACTGACCGGGTGTGCGGGTCAAGCCCGTAGCGGGTCTGCCCGTAGATCTCGTTGTTCAGTATCCTAAAGTCGCTTGAATCCTCCGAATAGAACCCGTAATAGTTGAAGGCAATGGTAGAGTTGGCAACTACAAAGTCTTTGGCGTTGTAGTATTCAAGTGCGGCGTGGGCGTACCTGGTGTCTTTGAGTCCGCCAAGAGAGTATCCAAGGTGCGTTATGGTAGAGTTCAGGACATCCATGTGCCCTCCCCTTACCACGATGTACGGGCGCGGGATGTACGGGTCTATCTCGGGGCGTGCACGGACAGGGTCCCACGAAGTCACGGTCGAGTTTGCAATCGCCGCGTTTCCGCGGATCTCAAGGTAGGTTGGATTAGGGTTGCGCTCAGACGAAGAGAGCAGTAGCACCCGGACCCCGTTTATCTCAAGGGTTGTGTTGTTTCCCATTATGATGGGCCTTGTGACAAGGTAGGCAGATTCTTGCTCGTTGTAGCGTACCGCGGAAGGATACTGCTTGGACAGCAGGTCCATGGTCCATTTCCCTTCGTTTACCCGCGTTGCGGAATTGTTGCCGTCGGAGATGAGCACGAGGGGCGGAACCTGCGAATCGGAAGGCTGCTGCGGACTTGCAGCCGCGGCAGGCTGGTCAGAGAACACGATCCCTTTTCCGTCCTGCTTTAGCACGTCTTCAAGCACAATCTTGTGCGCCATTATTTTTGGAGAGAACGCAATGACTGATGAGTCAGCGTGACGCAGTGCCACCCGGATGAACTCCATCGCGTCGCGGTCCCTGCCAGTCTGGCCAAGGATTTCGTTTTCGACTAGCGGCACGCCCCTGTATACGGACGGGAGGTATCCCGCCGCCTTGTAGCCGCTCAGGTCATCCCATGTCTTGATAACGTACCCCTGGTCCTGGATTCTCTTGGCCACAAAGTCGTGTTCTTTTAGGAACCTGTCTTCTATGAAGAACACCGCCTTGCTGACGTTGTAGTTCTGGAGCAAGTCAAGCAGTGGCAGCAGGTTCTCCTGATTTCCGTACTGCACGTAAAAAGTCAGAGTCACCGTGCTTGGCATACTTGGGTCGTACAGTATCCTTGGGCCCACGTTTGGCAGAGGAGGAGCAGGTCCAAGGCCGAGCTGTGTCGCAATGGGCGTGATGTTGTTTTTCAGAAAGTCATTGTTGTTGTACGCCTTTTTGGCCGAATAGCCCAAGTAGTCAATGAACTCGGCGTTTCTGTTGCTTGATACGGGCAGGTACATGTTCCATATCACGATGCCAAAGGTGCTCGCAAGGAGCGCACACAGCAGGACGGAGGTGTATTTCATTTTTTCTTGCCACCACTCACCTTGTCAGCCACGACTTGTTCCTCACTGTGAGGAAAGAATAGTATTCCAGCGAGCTGAGGAAAAAGCCCATCACCGACCACGTAAGCCGGTAAGCCCACTTGCCGCCCGTATCTGGGTTTCGCAACTTGAACTCTGCTGCAAACAAGAGCCCAATGAATAGCAGGCCGGCGACGTACACAACTGCCGACCAGTACTCGCCCTGAAGCGGAAGAAGGATGAGCGAGCGGATAGCTACCACTGGCGAAAGGAACGACCATATCATCTGCAGGTAATATACGGCTGCGGCAAACGGGTTTCTGTCCTTGTAATAGTATGGCGCGGTAAAGAAGAACACGCGCAGCCAGCTTTTCTTCCAGCGTATCTGCTGCCACATGAATTTCTTGAACCTGTGCGGGACCTCTGTGTAGACGATTGCGCTTTCAGAGTACATGGCCTTCCACACCTTTTGCTCCTTGTCAAGGTAGTGCTTGTTGCCGCCAATGACATAGCTTGTCAGGTGGCGGTCGTCGCCCAGCGTGAAATCGGCTCCCAAAAAGACGTCGTTTGCCCACTTGTCAAGCGCAGGCATGATGGCCTCCTTCCTGTAAGCTGACAGGATTCCGGGGCAGCAGGTCACGGTGCCAAAGGCGCTTTCCATCGCCTTCATTATGGAAAACTGGCCGTCGTACCAGGTGTCCTGCATTTTTGTCAGCGTGTTCTGTTCCGCGTTCACCGCGCGGCCGTGGCCGGAGACGGCGCCCACATCAGGGTCGTCAAAGACCTTTACCATCCGCTCTATGGCGGTCTTTTCAATTATGCAGTCAGAGTCGATGAGCAGTATGATGTCGCCCTTGGCCGGCCCTGACACTATTCCCTCCCGGACGGCCTTTCTCTTGCCGACGTTTTGGGCAAGGTGTATGACAGATATCCTGTCAGGGAACTCTTTTCGCAGGAGGTCCATCGCGTGGCCGGTGTCGTCTGTCGAGCCGTCGTTTACCATTATTACCTCGATGTTCTGGTACGTAGATGCAAGGCACGACTTGGCGGCCTCGATTATCATGACAGGATCGTTCTTGGCAGGTATTATCACGCTTACAAGAGGCTCTTGTGCGCTAAAGGGAGCGCCGGCGCCGCCATCACCGTTGACATTCTTGCCATCTTCTTCTTTCTTTCCCTTCTTTTTGCCGTAAACAGGATCCCTGTACATCGTGTAAGAAACAATGAATGAGCTAAAGACCAGAAACGTAGTAAGAAAGCTGTATATGCCGAGAATCGGGTCCAGATAGAAAAACAGCATGTATAGCTTTGTGGCGATAAGCGCGCCTGCCCCCGCTATGATAAGCGACCTTACAGCTTTCTTTCGGGGCGTAAGCTTTTGCGGTGTGTAATTTTCTCTTGTGACTAGCTCCACTTATGCAGTCCCCCCGTAATGCGAGCGCAAATGGGAAAACCGGCGTGCAGGCATTGGTCTACGAACAAGTATTCTCGACAAGTGTGAAATGCTCCCTTGTACGTGGCTAAAAGAAACAGCGTCTTGGGCGAAATCCTAGGTGATGCGAATTGTCAGGCCGGCGGTATCTATGGAGAAAATAACTCACATTATCGCATGTAAACGGCGAAAGAGACAGACTCTATAAGAGTGCAAGTGAGTATGTATGCATGCTTTGGTTCAGGGTGATTCAACAGGTCCTTTCATGCTTCTATGGCCGTTATGATTCTCTGCACAGAGAAATCGTTTGCTATTTCTTTAACAATAGTGCATGCAAAAACAGCAGTACTAGTCCGTTCATCATTTTTTGCCCGCCATATATATACATAGAAGCAAGATAAATAACTCCAGGCAGGCTCTGATATAGCGTCTACCATCATGACGACTACATCATCAACAACAGCAGCAGAACAGACCCTCAAGTCGCTTGGCATAACGCTTCCAACCCCGCCTGCGCCCGCCGGCTCGTACGTGCCAGTCGTAGTTAGCGGCAACTTGGCATTTGTGGCAGGCCAGATCCCAGTAGAGGCAGGGCAGGTGAAATTCAAAGGCAAGGTCGGCAGGGACGTTTCGATAGAGGCAGGGCAGCAGGCTGCACGACTTTGCACTATAAATGCGGTTGCGCAGCTAAAGGCCGCGCTTGGCTCACTTGGGCGCATAAAGCGCATAGTAAAAGTGACAGGGTTTGTCAACTGCGAGCCGTCTTTTGCGGACCAGCCCAAGGTCATAAACGGCGCATCTGATCTCCTTGTACAAATCTTTGGAGAAAGCGGCAAGCACGCCCGCGCCGCAGTTGGCGTCAGCAGCCTGCCCCTCGAAAGCGCGGTGGAAGTAGAGTTCATCGTCGAGATAAAGTAAAACACAACATATAGCAGGAAAAAGAAGAGAAAAAGGAGACTTTCTGGTCTACTAGTCTTTATCGATTGCCAGAGTAAGAATTCCTCTGTGACCGGAGACTCTTTCATGCTCGAAAAGCTCAAAATCATGCGAAAACATCTTTTTACACTTGTCGCAGGCATAGCAGTGCTGCATTGGGCTCATATCATCATGCAACCAGCCTTTTTGCTGCAAGGGCCCATATTGCATGTTAGGTCAGACACTGTTGGCCTAAAAGACAGTTGGCCTAAAAGACAGCCGCCTTTGCAGCCACGCAGCTAACAAATGATTTGTCAAGAATATGCTTCTATCCTGCTACCATCTTTGAATCCAGCGTCTTTATGAATTCGTTCAATCTGTCTTTTGGTATGACTGCACCGCACGCCTTGTCGTGGCCTCCGCCGCTCCCTCCAAGGCCGCTTGCGATGTCGTTTACGAGCCGGCCAAGGTGCACTTTGCAGCTCTTTGAGCCGCGTATTGAAACCACGTACGAGCCAATGTCTTCCTTCAGCTTGTAGACCATCGCCGCCGGCTTGCCCGACGAGCCAAGCACAAAGTTGACCACCATGCTTGACGACAATTCGACGGTGCTTGGCGCGTGCGCCAGGTTGTCCAGTTTTACAATGCCGGAGCGTATCGACTCGACGGCGTTTGCCACCTTCTTGGCGTACCTTTCTGCAAGCTCAAAGCCGCCCTTGACGTCGTGCGGGTACCTGCCCTTTGACAGCGTGTCGACGATCCTTACGAGAAAGTCCTCGTCTTTTTGGCTTGCAGAGATCATGTACGAAAGCGAAGTTGCTTCAAGCATGAGAAACTGCCTGTCGTAG contains:
- a CDS encoding discoidin domain-containing protein, whose protein sequence is MRLTIFALFAATLVILPPIATGAGKAVISASAAEEQVAHPSSSSPSCVALPIAKAEASGNEIGNVPSNVADGQPVTKWSFFGKGAWVSVDLGTLADICHVDVEWYRGNTRQSTFTISYSSDAATYTQLYSGKSSGNTSGFERYDFANVDARYVRITVNGNTQDDWSAIAEIKVYGDVSAVPDNTKPFIMVDQPANNSKVIASSSAASSDAATVSIRGKAEDFGSGVKIVEVRTDGTAYVPATPAASGDWSAWTHSLKLSSGAHNIVVRATDNAGNQQWHVSVVRVFQEPSSTVLAASPLKPKDRFGITQLYPSAAGGLEWSSKWDNGNARQFGNVVDPDDSWFETTHGIGNYTVDGNGTLTAAGNFTRMYVHDPANVREWSENLEITIYINRINETQLIDYSGLQIFARTNHGTNGNENRNFCDDRGYGVLVLTDGRWKLEKETAHHLSNGYVDLPGQKPWSELPKNTWVGIKFVLRNMDNDTKVKLELYRDMTGGLNGGRWEKMYEFIDNGTNFGAGYGACKPGVNPALPLVHSFIDPTSETRKPMLSVYARNEYGTMEYANFTIREINPLP
- a CDS encoding right-handed parallel beta-helix repeat-containing protein; the protein is MKYTSVLLCALLASTFGIVIWNMYLPVSSNRNAEFIDYLGYSAKKAYNNNDFLKNNITPIATQLGLGPAPPLPNVGPRILYDPSMPSTVTLTFYVQYGNQENLLPLLDLLQNYNVSKAVFFIEDRFLKEHDFVAKRIQDQGYVIKTWDDLSGYKAAGYLPSVYRGVPLVENEILGQTGRDRDAMEFIRVALRHADSSVIAFSPKIMAHKIVLEDVLKQDGKGIVFSDQPAAAASPQQPSDSQVPPLVLISDGNNSATRVNEGKWTMDLLSKQYPSAVRYNEQESAYLVTRPIIMGNNTTLEINGVRVLLLSSSERNPNPTYLEIRGNAAIANSTVTSWDPVRARPEIDPYIPRPYIVVRGGHMDVLNSTITHLGYSLGGLKDTRYAHAALEYYNAKDFVVANSTIAFNYYGFYSEDSSDFRILNNEIYGQTRYGLDPHTRSVNFVVDSNNVHDNGNQGIICSLWCNNVTITNNIVEYNVEGIGLHWLTNSSIVKDNVVRFNEKYGVFIQKESYNNSVENNIIVGNKYGVGILEGSSRNTVANNVVADNVLERFRIDADSTGNTMRDNRYSVSAG
- a CDS encoding glycosyltransferase family 2 protein, translating into MELVTRENYTPQKLTPRKKAVRSLIIAGAGALIATKLYMLFFYLDPILGIYSFLTTFLVFSSFIVSYTMYRDPVYGKKKGKKEEDGKNVNGDGGAGAPFSAQEPLVSVIIPAKNDPVMIIEAAKSCLASTYQNIEVIMVNDGSTDDTGHAMDLLRKEFPDRISVIHLAQNVGKRKAVREGIVSGPAKGDIILLIDSDCIIEKTAIERMVKVFDDPDVGAVSGHGRAVNAEQNTLTKMQDTWYDGQFSIMKAMESAFGTVTCCPGILSAYRKEAIMPALDKWANDVFLGADFTLGDDRHLTSYVIGGNKHYLDKEQKVWKAMYSESAIVYTEVPHRFKKFMWQQIRWKKSWLRVFFFTAPYYYKDRNPFAAAVYYLQMIWSFLSPVVAIRSLILLPLQGEYWSAVVYVAGLLFIGLLFAAEFKLRNPDTGGKWAYRLTWSVMGFFLSSLEYYSFLTVRNKSWLTR
- a CDS encoding RidA family protein, whose product is MTTTSSTTAAEQTLKSLGITLPTPPAPAGSYVPVVVSGNLAFVAGQIPVEAGQVKFKGKVGRDVSIEAGQQAARLCTINAVAQLKAALGSLGRIKRIVKVTGFVNCEPSFADQPKVINGASDLLVQIFGESGKHARAAVGVSSLPLESAVEVEFIVEIK
- a CDS encoding DHHA1 domain-containing protein — protein: MSREIVVMSHKEDVDGLASAALAKAAFDAQTVILSDYPALIPKLEKLATSEKKIDSLFICDLGLSKKNEQRFVELLAKITGKGTKVTYVDHHDISKETVAGLKKAKVTLVHTVKECTSVQVYRKYKKKLPESATFLAAMGALTDYMEKKPAAAKLVPRYDRQFLMLEATSLSYMISASQKDEDFLVRIVDTLSKGRYPHDVKGGFELAERYAKKVANAVESIRSGIVKLDNLAHAPSTVELSSSMVVNFVLGSSGKPAAMVYKLKEDIGSYVVSIRGSKSCKVHLGRLVNDIASGLGGSGGGHDKACGAVIPKDRLNEFIKTLDSKMVAG